A window of Streptomyces sp. Je 1-332 genomic DNA:
GAAACCTATGCGGCCCGGACCGGCAGGGTCAACAGACGACGCGCCCTGCGCGCCCGAAATGTCACCGCCCGGCCCACCGACCTGGTCACGGAACATCGGGCGCTCGGCGCCCTGGTCCTCGGCATCTCCATGGCGCGGGGCGCGGTGCCGGGCGGTGGCGGGATTGCCACTGTCCTCACGTGCGCTCTTGCCGAACAACTTCGCAAACAACTTCACGGGCGATTCCCCTTGACCGAAACAGACCCGCCCGTGGGGCAGGACGAACCCTGATTGCACACACCGGCGTACATCGGCAGTACAGACATCCTCACAACGTCCGCACCCGCCAAACAGTTTCCACCACGCACCACGCTTACGGTGCGCCGACCCCCCGCAACCTCATGCCCTCGACCGGCGGCCCCCATGCACCCCCGCCTCACTGGGACGACGACCGAGCGTAGTCAGGCCGCTTCGCCGCTCGCAAGGCGTCCACCACGATCTTCTCCGCTCGCGCCACGGTGACGGTGGCCTGCTCCTTCTCCAGAGTCTGCACCACTCCACCTGGGATGTTCAGCGCCGGCTCGAGGTCCTGCGGCTTGCCGATGACCTTGAACCGGTAGGGCTTGCCGACCGCGCGGCCGTCCACCCGGACACCACCACTGTCCGTATCCGACAGATAGGTGCTGGCCACCACGCGTACGTCATTGATCTGGATCGCCTCGGCCCCCGCGGCACGCAACTCCTGAATGGCGTCGAGCAGCATGTCCGCCTCGACCGACCCCTTCTTGTCATCGATGGTCAGCGTGATTCCAGGACCCTGCGCCGCCACGGTGCCCGCGAGAATGCCGAGTTGACGCTCCTTCTCGACAGTCTGCTTGCGAGCCTCCTCGGCCTGATCCGAGCTGTTCTCCAACCCGGTGCGCTGGTCCTCGAGACGCTGCTTCTCACCTTCCAGACGCTGTGTACGGTCATCCAGTTCATCGAGGATGCGTACGAGATCTTCCTGACGTGCGCCGCGGAGCGCGCTGCTGTCGTTGTTGGAGCGCACCTGGATGGCGAGACCGAGCCCCAGCACGAACAGCAGCAGGGCCACGATGAGTTGCGGACGCGTGACGCGAGGCGGCCACAGCCCCTCTCTGAGCCGCTGACGGCCGGTGAGCGACGCCTGCTCATCCCGCTGCTCGTCCTGCCGCTCGGTCTGCTCGGGCGCCGCGGTCTCCCCCGGCTCCTCGGGTGCCGTGGGCACGCTCCGGACCTCCGCGGGCAGCTCCCCGCCCCGGTTCCCGCCGCCGCGCGTCTCTTCCGTACCCATCCGCGTCACGCCCTGAAGATGTGTCGGCGGATGGCGGCGGCGTTCGAGAAGATCCGGATGCCGAGGACCACCACCACACCGGTGGAGAGCTGGGCGCCCACGCCCAACTTGTCGCCCAGGAACACGATCAGGGCGGCCACGACGACGTTCGAGAGGAACGACACCACGAAGACCTTGTCGTCGAAGATGCCGTCGAGCATCGCGCGCAGGCCTCCGAACACCGCGTCGAGCGCCGCCACGACGGCGATCGGAAGGTACGGCTCGACCACCGCCGGAACCTCGGGCCGGACCAACAATCCGGCCACGACTCCCACGACGAGGCCCAGTACGGCGATCACGATGTGCCCTTTCCTGCCTTCGGCTCTGCTGTACGTACGGTCACACTCGGTGCTGCCGGCAGTCGGACATCATCCTGGACGGAAATGCTGGTCCTGACGCCGAAGTTCTCCTGCAGAGCATGCAGATACTGACCGTCGCGACTGTTCTGGAATCTCGTGCTCAAGCGCTGTCCGTCCCCCACGGCAAGCACCGTATACGGCGGCACCAGCGGCTTGTTGTCGACCAGTATCGCGTCACCCGCGGCCCTGATCGCCGAGAGTGCCGTCAGTCGCTGGTCGTTGATGGCGATGGCCTCGGCGCCGGACTGCCACAGGCCGTTGACGACCCGTTGCATATCGCGGTCGCGCACCCGTCCGGTGTCGGAGAATCCCGCGCTCTCACGCGGCCCGCCCCCGCCCTGATCGGCTTGCTTGGCGTCGTCCACCACCAGCTTCACACCGGGCCCATGGGCCTTGGTGGCACCGGAGAGCAGGGACACCAACTCGCCCTGACTGCCCCCGTGTTTCTTCAGCGCCTCGCGCTGCCGCTCGCCCACGTCGTCACGGAGCGTCTCGACGTCCTCTTCGAGCTCATCGGCGTCCGAGGTCGCCGACTCGATCCGGTCGATGAGCTCCGTGCGCTCCTTGGCGACGACCGGAGCCGCTATCCGCGCCTGCGCGGCGCCCACCGTCACCACCAGGGCCGCGAGCACGAGTCCAAGAGCAAGGCCGAGCTTCGCCCGCAGCGGACGCGGCACTCCACCTGCGCCCTTCGCCTTCTTGCGGGCCGCCGCCTCGGCGTAGCCCTCGTCCAGGCTGTGGTCCATGACCGTGGTCAGCAGCGACATGGACGCGTCCGGGCGCCGGGGGCGCGAGGGTGTGCTCCGAACGGGGGGCTGCTGCGGCATGCCGCACATCGTCGCACGTCGCGGGCCCTACCTCCGAATGGCCCCACCGGTGTGCCGGACGGCACCTGTCAAGGTGCCGTCCGGCCCGTGTCGCCGGTCAGCGCCCGGCGCTGTCCACCACCGCGGACCACTCGTCGAGCAACGCCTGGGCGGAAGCGTCGTCGGGGCCTTCCGCCCACAGATGAGTGACGGCCTCGGCGGGGTCGGGCAGCACCAGCACCCACCGCCCGTCGGACTCCACGACCCGCACACCGTCGGTGGTGTCCACCGAACGCTCCCCCGCCGCCTCCACCACGGTCCGCATCACGAGCCCCTTGACCGCCCAGGGCGTCGCGAGGTCCCGCCGCAGCACATGGGCACGCGGGATACGCGCGTCGATCTGGCTCAGCGTGAGCTGCGTACGCGCCACCAGACCGATGAGCCGCACAAAGGCCGCCGTACCGTCGAAGACGCTGCTGAACTCGGGAATGATGAATCCGGCGCGGCCGTCCCCACCGAAGATGGTCGACTCGTCACGTCCCACGCGCGTCAGATCGTCGGGCGACGTGGTCGTCCAGTCGACCTGCGTGCCGTGGTACGCGGCGACCTGCTCGCCGATGCGCGTCGTCGTGACCGGCAGCGCGACCCGACCACTGCGGCGTTCCGCGGCGACCAGGTCGAGCATGACGAGCAGCGCCCGGTCATCCTCGATGATCCGCCCCTTCTCGTCGACGAGCGAAAGCCGCTCACCCACCGGGTCGAACCGCACACCGAAGTCGGCGCGCGACGACGCCACGATCTCGCCCAGCCGCACGAGGCCCGACCTGCGCGATTCGTAGGTCTCGGTGGGACGCGACTCATCGAGACCCGGGTTGATCGTCAGCGCGTCGACGCCCAGCCGCCCCAGGAGACTCGGCAGCACAAGACCGGCGCTTCCGTTGGAGGCGTCGACGACGACCTTCAGATCCGACTCGGCCACACCCGTGGTGTCGATGTTGCGCAGCAGTGAGCCGGTGTAGGAGTCGAAAACGCTGGAGGGAAAGTGCAGATCCCCGATCTCCCCGGGGAACGCACGCCGGTACTCCTGGCGCGCGTAGACCCGGTCCAGCTTCCGCTGACTGCCCTGCGAAAGGTCGGCTCCCCGCCCGTCGAAGAACATGATGTCGACGGAGTCGGGCACCCCGGGCGTCGTCCGGATCATGATCCCGCCGGCACTGCCCCGAGCCGTCTGCTGCCGCGCCACGGGCAGCGGCACGTTCTCCAGGTCCCGTACGTCGATGGCGCTCGCCTGCAGCGCCGAGATCACCGCTCGCTTCAGCGCCCGTGCGCCTCGCGAGTGGTCACGGGCCGTGGTTACGGTCGAGCCCTTCTTGAGGGTTGTCGCGTACGCCCCCGCGAGTCGCACCGCCAGCTCCGGAGTGATCTCCACGTTCAGGATCCCGGAGACGCCGCGCGCTCCGAAGAGATGGGCTTGGCCCCGGGACTCCCAGATGACGGAGGTGTTGACGAACGCGCCGGCCTCGATCGTCTTGAACGGATAGACCCGGACATTGCCCTGGATAATCGATTCCTCACCGACGAGGCACTCGTCGCCGATGACGGCGCCGTCCTCGATCCGGGAGGCTCGCATGATGTCGGTGTTCCGCCCGACGACGCAGCCCCGCAGGTTGCTGTGCTGGCCGATGTAGACGTTGTCGTGCACCACGGTCTTGTGCAGGAAGGCACCGGCCTTCACCACGACGTTCGACCCCAGCACCGTGTGCTCACGGATCTCGGCGCCGGCCTCCACCTTGGCGTAGTCACCGATATAGAGCGGTCCGCGCAGTGTGGCGTCGGGATGGACCTCGGCGCCTTCGGCAACCCACACACCGGGCGAGATCTCGAAGCCGTCGAGTTCGACGTCGACCTTGCGTTCCAGCACGTCGGCCTGAGCCTTCACATAGCTCTCGTGCGTGCCGACGTCTTCCCAGTAGCCCTCGGCGATGTACCCATAGATGGGCTTGCCTTCCTTCATCAACTGCGGGAAGACGTCACCGGACCAGTCCACCGACACATCGGGGTCGACGTAGTCGAAGACCTCGGGCTCCATGACGTAGATGCCCGTGTTCACGGTGTCGGAGAAGACCTGCCCCCAGGTCGGCTTCTCCAGGAAGCGCTCGACCTGTCCTTCTTCATCCACGATGGTGATGCCGAATTCCAGCGGATTGGGGACGCGCGTCAGACAGACGGTGACGAGCGCGCCCTTCTCCTTGTGGAAGTTGATCAGCTCGGTGAGATCGAAATCAGTCAGTGCATCACCGGAGATCACGAGGAATGCATCGTCCTTCAATGCTTCCTCGGCGTTCTTCACACTCCCGGCAGTGCCGAGTGGCTTCTCCTCATTGGCATAGGTGAGCTCCATCCCGAGCTCTTCACCATCGCCGAAGTAATTCTTGACCAGAGAGGCCAGGAATTGGACTGTCACTACGGTCTCGGTGAGCCCATGCCTCTTCAGCAGCCGCAGCACGTGCTCCATGATGGGCCTGTTGGCCACAGGCAGGAGCGGCTTGGGCATGCTCGAGGTCATAGGGCGAAGGCGTGTGCCTTCGCCTCCGGCCATTACGACGGCCTTCATGTCGGAAGCGTCCTCCTCGATAGGCGACGATCTGGCCGACTTAGCCCGCCAATACAGGCCCGCGTATGCGACTTACGGGACCGCAAGCCTTACAGCTGCCGGACCGGCAAGCTCAATCGGCCGTGGCGTCTGCACGGACAAGTCGGCGAACCTGGACCACGTAGAGGATCCCTGCCCACCAGTACAGACTTGTACCCCATCCTGCGAACGCCCATCCGAAAATAGCAGCGAGAGTACTGATCCAGCCACTTCCATCGCTCAGGAGCAGTAGTGGAAAGGCGTACATCAGGTTGAAGGTGGCGGCCTTGCCCAGGAAGTTCACCTGGGGCGGCGGATAGCCGTGCCGCCTGAGGATCCCGACCATCACCAGCAGGACCAGCTCGCGCAGGAGCAGCACCGCGGTCAGCCACAGCGGGAGAATCTCCCGCCACGTGAGCCCGACCAGTGTCGACAGAATGTAGAGCCGGTCGGCGGCCGGGTCGAGCAGGCGCCCGAGGTTGCTGATCTGATTCCACCGGCGGGCCAGCTTGCCGTCGAGATAGTCGCTGATGCCGCTCAGCATCAGCACCAGCAGCGCCCAGTGATCACTCTTGGGCCCGCCGAACTCGGGCCTGAGGATCAACCACAGGAAGAGGGGTACGCCAACGAGGCGCGCCATGCTGAGGATGTTCGGGATGGTGAGGACTCGGTCCGTCTGGACGCGAGTCTCCTGGACCTCCACCCGGGGGCCTCCTGTGGGAAACGTGCCGATGATGCCCCCTGACCTTACCGTCAGTTGTCAGCCGGCGGTGCAGAGGGGTGGCCGAGGGACGGAACGCCAAGGGACAGAATGAACCCGGAAAACAAAAAAGCCGTGGTCCCTGGACTTAATGTCCAGGGACCACGGCTATAAAAGAAGTTCGGCGGCGTCCTACTCTCCCACAGGGTCCCCCCTGCAGTACCATCGGCGCTGTGAGGCTTAGCTTCCGGGTTCGGCATGTAACCGGGCGTTTCCCTCACGCTATGACCACCGAAACACTATGAAACTGTCAACCGCACCGTAGTCGTGGCCCGACATACGGGGTTGTTCGTGGTTTCAGAACCAACACAGTGGACGCGAGCAACTGAGGACAAGCCCTCGGCCTATTAGTACCAGTCACCTCCACCCGTTACCGGGCTTCCAGATCTGGCCTATCAACCCAGTCGTCTACTGGGAGCCTTAACCCCTCAAAGGGGGTGGGAATACTCATCTCGAAGCAGGCTTCCCGCTTAGATGCTTTCAGCGGTTATCCTTTCCGAACGTAGCCAACCAGCCATGCCCTTGGCAGGACAACTGGCACACCAGAGGTTCGTCCGTCCCGGTCCTCTCGTACTAGGGACAGCCCTTCTCAATATTCCTACGCGCACAGCGGATAGGGACCGAACTGTCTCACGACGTTCTAAACCCAGCTCGCGTACCGCTTTAATGGGCGAACAGCCCAACCCTTGGGACCGACTCCAGCCCCAGGATGCGACGAGCCGACATCGAGGTGCCAAACCATCCCGTCGATATGGACTCTTGGGGAAGATCAGCCTGTTATCCCCGGGGTACCTTTTATCCGTTGAGCGACGGCGCTTCCACAAGCCACCGCCGGATCACTAGTCCCGACTTTCGTCCCTGCTCGACCCGTCGGTCTCACAGTCAAGCTCCCTTGTGCACTTACACTCAACACCTGATTACCAACCAGGCTGAGGGAACCTTTGGGCGCCTCCGTTACTCTTTGGGAGGCAACCGCCCCAGTTAAACTACCCATCAGACACTGTCCCTGATCCGGATCACGGACCCAGGTTAGACATCCAGCACGACCAGAGTGGTATTTCAACGTTGACTCCACGAACACTGGCGTGCCCGCTTCAAAGTCTCCCACCTATCCTACACAAGCCGAACCGAACACCAATATCAAACTGTAGTAAAGGTCCCGGGGTCTTTCCGTCCTGCTGCGCGAAACGAGCATCTTTACTCGTAGTGCAATTTCACCGGGCCTATGGTTGAGACAGTCGAGAAGTCGTTACGCCATTCGTGCAGGTCGGAACTTACCCGACAAGGAATTTCGCTACCTTAGGATGGTTATAGTTACCACCGCCGTTTACTGGCGCTTAAGTTCTCAGCTTCGCCAACCCGAAAGTTGACTAACCGGTCCCCTTAACGTTCCAGCACCGGGCAGGCGTCAGTCCGTATACATCGCCTTACGGCTTCGCACGGACCTGTGTTTTTAGTAAACAGTCGCTTCTCGCTGGTCTCTGCGGCCACCCCCAGCTCATGGAGTAAATCCAATCACCAGTGATGGCCCCCCTTCTCCCGAAGTTACGGGGGCATTTTGCCGAGTTCCTTAACCATAGTTCACCCGAACGCCTCGGTATTCTCTACCTGACCACCTGAGTCGGTTTAGGGTACGGGCCGCCATGAAACTCGCTAGAGGCTTTTCTCGACAGCATAGGATCATCCACTTCACCACAATCGGCTCGGCATCAGGTCTCAGGCACAAGTGTGACGGATTTACCTATCACACGCCCTACACCCTTACCCCGGGACAACCACCGCCCGGGCTGGACTACCTTCCTGCGTCACCCCATCACTCACCTACTACCACCTTGGGTCGGCGGCTCCACCACTTCCCTTTGCCCGAAGGCTCCAGGACGGCTTCACGGCCTTAGCATTAATGGGCTCGATGTTTGACGCTTCACAGCGGGTACCGGAATATCAACCGGTTATCCATCGACTACGCCTGTCGGCCTCGCCTTAGGTCCCGACTTACCCTGGGCAGATCAGCTTGACCCAGGAACCCTTAGTCAATCGGCGCACACGTTTCTCACGTATGTATCGCTACTCATGCCTGCATTCTCACTCGTGAACCGTCCACCACTCGCTTCCGCGGCAGCTTCACCCGGCACACGACGCTCCCCTACCCATCCCAGCAGGCGTTGGCCCTATATGCTGGAATGACACGACTTCGGCGGTACGCTTGAGCCCCGCTACATTGTCGGCGCGGAATCACTTGACCAGTGAGCTATTACGCACTCTTTCAAGGGTGGCTGCTTCTAAGCCAACCTCCTGGTTGTCTCTGCGACTCCACATCCTTTCCCACTTAGCGTACGCTTAGGGGCCTTAGTCGATGCTCTGGGCTGTTTCCCTCTCGACCATGGAGCTTATCCCCCACAGTCTCACTGCCGTGCTCTCACTTACCGGCATTCGGAGTTTGGCTAAGGTCAGTAACCCGGTAGGGCCCATCGCCTATCCAGTGCTCTACCTCCGGCAAGAAACACACGACGCTGCACCTAAATGCATTTCGGGGAGAACCAGCTATCACGGAGTTTGATTGGCCTTTCACCCCTAACCACAGGTCATCCCCCAGGTTTTCAACCCTGGTGGGTTCGGTCCTCCACGACCTCTTACAGCCGCTTCAACCTGCCCATGGCTAGATCACTCCGCTTCGGGTCTTGAGCGCGCTACTGAATCGCCCTATTCGGACTCGCTTTCGCTACGGCTTCCCCACACGGGTTAACCTCGCAACGCACCGCAAACTCGCAGGCTCATTCTTCAAAAGGCACGCAGTCACGACGTACAGCACAAGTGCTGCACGCGACGCTCCCACGGCTTGTAGGCACACGGTTTCAGGTACTATTTCACTCCGCTCCCGCGGTACTTTTCACCATTCCCTCACGGTACTATCCGCTATCGGTCACCAGGGAATATTTAGGCTTAACGGGTGGTCCCGCCAGATTCACACGGGATTTCTCGGGCCCCGTGCTACTTGGGTGTCTCTCAAACGAGCCGCTGATGTTTCGACTACGGGGGTCTTACCCTCTACGCCGGACCTTTCGCATGTCCTTCGCCTACATCAACGGTTTCTGACTCGCCTCACAGCCGGCAGACTGTGAAAGAGAGATCCCACAACCCCGCACACGCAACCCCTGCCGGGTCTCACACGTATACGGTTTGGCCTCATCCGGTTTCGCTCGCCACTACTCCCGGAATCACGGTTGTTTTCTCTTCCTGCGGGTACTGAGATGTTTCACTTCCCCGCGTTCCCTCCACACTGCCTATGTGTTCAGCAGCGGGTGACAGCCCATGACGACTGCCGGGTTTCCCCATTCGGAAACCCCCGGATCAAAGCCTGGTTGACGACTCCCCGGGGACTATCGTGGCCTCCCACGTCCTTCATCGGTTCCTGGTGCCAAGGCATCCACCGTGCGCCCTTAAAAACTTGGCCACAGATGCTCGCGTCCACTGTGCAGTTCTCAAACAACGACCAACCACCCATCACCCCCGCCAAACGGCGAAGTGCACTGGGGTCGGCATTGAGGTCAGGAACAAGTCCGTACCCTCAGATACCCAACAGCGTGCCCGGCCCGACCAATTGACTCTGTGTTCCACGCCGAAGCAGTACTAACAGATCCAACCAGCCGTGCCGAATAGTCAACGTTCCACCCATGAGC
This region includes:
- a CDS encoding DUF881 domain-containing protein codes for the protein MGTEETRGGGNRGGELPAEVRSVPTAPEEPGETAAPEQTERQDEQRDEQASLTGRQRLREGLWPPRVTRPQLIVALLLFVLGLGLAIQVRSNNDSSALRGARQEDLVRILDELDDRTQRLEGEKQRLEDQRTGLENSSDQAEEARKQTVEKERQLGILAGTVAAQGPGITLTIDDKKGSVEADMLLDAIQELRAAGAEAIQINDVRVVASTYLSDTDSGGVRVDGRAVGKPYRFKVIGKPQDLEPALNIPGGVVQTLEKEQATVTVARAEKIVVDALRAAKRPDYARSSSQ
- a CDS encoding small basic family protein yields the protein MIAVLGLVVGVVAGLLVRPEVPAVVEPYLPIAVVAALDAVFGGLRAMLDGIFDDKVFVVSFLSNVVVAALIVFLGDKLGVGAQLSTGVVVVLGIRIFSNAAAIRRHIFRA
- a CDS encoding DUF881 domain-containing protein, whose product is MCGMPQQPPVRSTPSRPRRPDASMSLLTTVMDHSLDEGYAEAAARKKAKGAGGVPRPLRAKLGLALGLVLAALVVTVGAAQARIAAPVVAKERTELIDRIESATSDADELEEDVETLRDDVGERQREALKKHGGSQGELVSLLSGATKAHGPGVKLVVDDAKQADQGGGGPRESAGFSDTGRVRDRDMQRVVNGLWQSGAEAIAINDQRLTALSAIRAAGDAILVDNKPLVPPYTVLAVGDGQRLSTRFQNSRDGQYLHALQENFGVRTSISVQDDVRLPAAPSVTVRTAEPKAGKGTS
- a CDS encoding mannose-1-phosphate guanyltransferase — translated: MKAVVMAGGEGTRLRPMTSSMPKPLLPVANRPIMEHVLRLLKRHGLTETVVTVQFLASLVKNYFGDGEELGMELTYANEEKPLGTAGSVKNAEEALKDDAFLVISGDALTDFDLTELINFHKEKGALVTVCLTRVPNPLEFGITIVDEEGQVERFLEKPTWGQVFSDTVNTGIYVMEPEVFDYVDPDVSVDWSGDVFPQLMKEGKPIYGYIAEGYWEDVGTHESYVKAQADVLERKVDVELDGFEISPGVWVAEGAEVHPDATLRGPLYIGDYAKVEAGAEIREHTVLGSNVVVKAGAFLHKTVVHDNVYIGQHSNLRGCVVGRNTDIMRASRIEDGAVIGDECLVGEESIIQGNVRVYPFKTIEAGAFVNTSVIWESRGQAHLFGARGVSGILNVEITPELAVRLAGAYATTLKKGSTVTTARDHSRGARALKRAVISALQASAIDVRDLENVPLPVARQQTARGSAGGIMIRTTPGVPDSVDIMFFDGRGADLSQGSQRKLDRVYARQEYRRAFPGEIGDLHFPSSVFDSYTGSLLRNIDTTGVAESDLKVVVDASNGSAGLVLPSLLGRLGVDALTINPGLDESRPTETYESRRSGLVRLGEIVASSRADFGVRFDPVGERLSLVDEKGRIIEDDRALLVMLDLVAAERRSGRVALPVTTTRIGEQVAAYHGTQVDWTTTSPDDLTRVGRDESTIFGGDGRAGFIIPEFSSVFDGTAAFVRLIGLVARTQLTLSQIDARIPRAHVLRRDLATPWAVKGLVMRTVVEAAGERSVDTTDGVRVVESDGRWVLVLPDPAEAVTHLWAEGPDDASAQALLDEWSAVVDSAGR
- a CDS encoding CDP-alcohol phosphatidyltransferase family protein, coding for MEVQETRVQTDRVLTIPNILSMARLVGVPLFLWLILRPEFGGPKSDHWALLVLMLSGISDYLDGKLARRWNQISNLGRLLDPAADRLYILSTLVGLTWREILPLWLTAVLLLRELVLLVMVGILRRHGYPPPQVNFLGKAATFNLMYAFPLLLLSDGSGWISTLAAIFGWAFAGWGTSLYWWAGILYVVQVRRLVRADATAD